A single window of Oreochromis aureus strain Israel breed Guangdong linkage group 7, ZZ_aureus, whole genome shotgun sequence DNA harbors:
- the sinhcaf gene encoding SIN3-HDAC complex-associated factor, which yields MFGFHKPKMYRSLDGCCICRAKSSSSRFTDSKRYEKDFRSCFGLSESRSGEICNACVLLVKRWKKLPVGTKKNWNHVVDARGGPSLKLTSRPKKIKSISKKARPSQINRLQKELKRHNSDAHSTTSSASPAQSPSYSNLSDEGSDTELSPGSSRSPVFSFLDLTYWKRQKVCCGIIYKGRFGEVLIDPHLFKPCCRNKQQQQQQQKQQQQQEEEEEEEDDEDEEEEVEAEEGRVRVEKSQMGEEVKEMATCGESAESAQLQVASPPVRSEVVGEEGW from the exons ATGTTTGGCTTTCACAAGCCTAAAATGTACAGGAGTTTGGACGGCTGCTGCATCTGCCGCGCAAAGTCGTCAAGCTCTCGTTTCACGGACAGCAAGCGCTATGAGAAAGACTTCAGGAGTTGCTTTGG ACTGAGTGAAAGCCGATCTGGAGAAATCTGTAATGCCTGCGTGCTCCTTGTGAAACGGTGGAAAAAACTCCCTGTGGGAACCAAGAAGAACTGGAACCAT gttgttgatgccagaggaggTCCCAGCTTAAAGTTAACTTCCAGGCCCAAGAAAATAAAGTCCATCTCCAAGAAAGCACGGCCGAGCCAGATCAACAGGCTTCAGAAGGAGCTGAAAAGACACA ACTCAGATGCCCACAGCACCACCTCCAGTGCCTCCCCAGCTCAGTCTCCCAGCTACAGCAACCTGTCAGACGAGGGGTCCGACACAGAGCTCAGCCCAGGATCCAGCCGCTCCCCCGTTTTCTCATTTCTGGACCTAACGTACTGGAAGAG GCAAAAGGTGTGCTGTGGAATAATCTACAAGGGGCGCTTCGGGGAGGtgctcatcgacccccacctgTTCAAACCATGCTGCcgcaacaaacaacaacaacaacagcagcagaagcaacaacagcagcaggaggaggaggaagaggaggaggacgacGAGGACGAGGAAGAAGAGGTGGAGGCAGAGGAGGGTCGGGTGCGTGTGGAAAAATCCCAGATGGGAGAGGAAGTGAAGGAGATGGCAACTTGTGGTGAAAGTGCAGAGTCTGCTCAGCTGCAGGTTGCATCTCCACCAGTCAGGAGTGAGGTGGTGGGAGAGGAAGGGTGGTAA